A genomic window from Streptomyces brevispora includes:
- a CDS encoding LacI family DNA-binding transcriptional regulator, with product MAANRRPTLADVAREVGVSAKTVSRVLNEDGPASARTREQVLAAVAKLGFQPNLMARNIRVGGPDTTIGLVVPDLGNPFFGAVAGGIEDIVRDRGLTLLMGSSADEPARERELTDKFLARRISILMVIPSVGSDHSHLRSHRSTGLPVVFVDRPGAGLTTDSVVSSNLAGAHEGVAHLIAHGHRRIGFVGDLPTNLYTRRERLAGYRSALAEAGLPHDRSLVINAHDQQSASACTSSLLELASPPTALFAGNNIVALGVVAELARIKRKDVAVVAFDDVPLAEALEPALTVVAQDPEEIGRKAAETALARLDGDRSRARTITVPTRLIVRGSGELTAS from the coding sequence ATGGCAGCGAACCGCCGCCCCACCCTGGCCGACGTCGCCCGAGAAGTGGGCGTCAGCGCCAAGACGGTTTCCCGGGTGCTCAACGAGGACGGACCCGCCTCGGCCCGGACCAGGGAACAGGTTCTCGCCGCCGTGGCCAAACTCGGCTTCCAGCCGAACCTCATGGCCCGCAACATCCGTGTCGGCGGACCCGACACGACCATCGGGCTCGTCGTGCCCGACCTCGGAAACCCCTTCTTCGGAGCGGTGGCCGGCGGCATCGAGGACATCGTGCGGGACCGCGGCCTCACCCTGCTCATGGGGTCCTCCGCGGACGAACCCGCACGCGAACGGGAACTGACCGACAAGTTCCTCGCCCGTCGCATCAGCATCCTGATGGTCATCCCATCCGTCGGCTCCGACCACTCCCACCTGCGGAGCCATCGGAGCACGGGGCTGCCCGTCGTCTTCGTCGACCGGCCGGGAGCGGGGCTGACCACGGACAGCGTCGTCAGTTCCAACCTCGCGGGGGCACACGAGGGTGTCGCCCACCTGATCGCCCACGGCCACCGCCGCATCGGCTTTGTCGGCGACCTCCCCACCAACCTCTACACCCGCCGTGAACGCCTGGCCGGATACCGCTCGGCCCTGGCCGAGGCCGGCCTCCCCCACGATCGCTCCCTGGTCATCAACGCCCACGACCAGCAAAGCGCCTCGGCCTGTACCTCCAGCCTGCTGGAGTTGGCGAGTCCCCCCACCGCTCTGTTCGCCGGCAACAACATCGTCGCGCTGGGAGTGGTCGCCGAACTGGCCCGCATCAAGCGGAAGGACGTCGCCGTGGTCGCCTTCGATGACGTGCCACTCGCCGAAGCCCTCGAACCCGCCCTGACCGTCGTGGCCCAGGACCCCGAAGAGATCGGCCGGAAGGCAGCGGAGACCGCCCTGGCACGCCTGGACGGCGACCGTTCCCGCGCCCGCACCATCACCGTCCCCACCCGGCTGATCGTCCGAGGATCGGGAGAACTCACTGCTTCGTAG
- a CDS encoding ATP-binding cassette domain-containing protein, with protein sequence MTTTPTPVLQARGLVKRYGQVTAIDGADFDLMPGEVLAVIGDNGAGKTSLIKALTGAVAPDAGEIRLNGELIQFTGPQSARAHGIETVYQDLAVAASMDIASNMFLGRELRRPGVLGSAFRMLDKKRMRQEAAEHMADLKIGLRSLTQAVETLSGGQRQAVAVARSVAWARSVVVMDEPTAALGVKESGQVLDLIRRVRDKGMPVVLISHNMPHVFEIADRIHVHRLGRRAAVIRPSDHSMAEVVAIMTGALTLDEAGGTVVADSEAAKAAGVQAT encoded by the coding sequence ATGACCACCACTCCCACCCCTGTTCTCCAGGCCCGCGGTCTGGTCAAGCGCTACGGGCAGGTCACCGCCATCGACGGCGCCGACTTCGACCTGATGCCCGGCGAGGTCCTCGCGGTCATCGGCGACAACGGAGCCGGCAAGACCAGCCTGATCAAGGCCCTCACCGGCGCGGTGGCACCGGACGCGGGCGAAATCCGCCTCAACGGCGAACTCATCCAGTTCACAGGGCCGCAGAGCGCGCGCGCCCACGGCATCGAGACCGTCTATCAGGACCTGGCGGTGGCCGCCTCGATGGACATCGCCTCGAACATGTTCCTGGGGCGTGAACTGCGCCGGCCCGGCGTCCTCGGCAGCGCCTTCCGCATGCTGGACAAGAAGCGCATGCGCCAGGAGGCCGCGGAGCACATGGCCGACCTCAAGATCGGGCTGCGGTCCCTCACGCAGGCGGTCGAAACCCTCTCCGGCGGGCAGCGGCAAGCCGTGGCCGTCGCACGTTCCGTCGCCTGGGCGCGCAGCGTCGTCGTCATGGACGAACCCACCGCCGCCCTCGGCGTCAAGGAATCGGGGCAGGTCCTCGACCTGATCCGCCGGGTCCGCGACAAGGGCATGCCCGTGGTCCTGATCAGCCACAACATGCCACATGTCTTCGAGATCGCCGACCGGATCCACGTCCACCGGCTGGGCCGTCGCGCCGCCGTGATCAGGCCCTCCGACCACAGCATGGCCGAAGTCGTCGCCATCATGACCGGCGCGCTGACCCTCGATGAGGCCGGAGGTACTGTCGTAGCGGATTCCGAGGCCGCCAAGGCAGCGGGAGTCCAGGCCACCTGA